ACGGAACTATCTGATTTAAAACAGACGGATCTGATCCCTTTTGAAGCTGCGAAAAAAGTGCAGGTATCCGGGATGATGCTTTCTCATATTTTGTACACCAGGCTGGATGCGAATTGGCAGGCTAGTTTGTCAAAGACCATTGCATATGATCTGTTAAGAAAGGGCATGGGATATCAAGGACTTGTCATGACCGACGATCTTGATATGAAGGCCATCAGTCATGATATGGATACCTGTATTTACAGGATTATGGCAGCGCAGATCGACATCGCGCTTGTTTGTCATGCCGGTCCCAATATTGCCGAAGCCAGGAACGCTGTCAGGGGGTATCTTGAAAAGGACAAGGAGTTGTTTGAATCCGGTATAGCCTGTGTGAAAAGAATTTTAGCGGCAAAGGAACAGTTTTTGGTTTGAGCTTTGTTTTTTATGCGCTTACTTGGCACAAATTATCCCACCACAGCTTTTACGCGGGAGTACACGTCATCAGCAAGACCACATATCTGGTTATTTTGGATCATTTCCCACCCCCTGGCTGCAATCATAGCCGCATTATCTCCGCATAGGGACAAGGGGGGCGAGAATACTTTTATTTTATGTCGTTCGGCCCTTTCAGAAAGGATGTCAACAAGGGTCTTATTGGCGGAAACCCCGCCTGCAATGCCGATATCGGTACAATTTGTATCTTTGGCTGCCGCAATCAGTTTGGTGGACAGCACATCGATGACGGCCATTTGAAATCCAGCTGCCACATGGGCAGACTGGGCTTCGTTCATATCAGGGTTTTCGTGCAGATACCGGGCCACCGCAGATTTAATCCCACTGAAACTGAAGTCAAAGTTGCCTTTTTTAAGCATGCTTCTGGGAAACTTGATTTTTTCCGGGTCCCCCTTTTTTGCCAGAGATTCAATGGCAGGTCCGCCCGGATAGCTTAACCCCATCATTTTGGCCACCTTGTCAAAGGCTTCTCCTGCCGCATCATCTCGGGTCTGGCCCATGAGGCTGAATGCGCCGGGGCCTTTTACATGATAGATATTGGTGTGTCCGCCTGATACCACAAGGGCGATGAAAGGAAAGCCGGGGGAATGATCCAGAAGCTGTAGAGAGCAAATATGTGCCTCAAGGTGATTTACGCCGGCCAGAGGAAGATTCCGCGCCCAAGCCAAGGCCTTGGCGTAAGAAAAACCCACCAGAAGTGCGCCAATCAGCCCAGGGCCCTGGGTGGCGGCAATGCCGTCAATATCATCTAGGCCGACACCCGCCTGGGCAAGAGCCTGGTCTACCACCGGGTCTATGGCCTCAATGTGCATACGCGATGCAAGTTCCGGGACGACCCCGCCGTATATGGCATGGGTGGACACCTGGGAGGAGACAATAGAAGCGCGGATGCGCACCCCGTCTTCCACGATTGCTGCAGCCGTTTCGTCGCAGGAGGATTCAATCCCAAGAATGAGCATGATTTGATTTCCGCTGGAGGATCAGACGTACTGGGTCTGGAGCTCGTCGTTTTCCCTTTCCTGAATTTCACCTATAAGATAAGCATTTTCATTCATGGCACTTAGTCTGTCCATGACTTCCTGGGCGGCGTTTTCAGGGACCACAACCACCATACCAATGCCGTTGTTAAAGGTTCTGTGCATGTCATGTTCCGGCACATTCCCTTCCTTTTGGATGATGCTGAATATGGGGGGGATCTGCCATGATTCGTTGTGGATGATGGCTTTGCATGCCTGGGGGATGACCCGGATTATGTTTTCATCTATGCCGCCGCCCGTGATGTGAACTAGTCCGTGAATCGGCAGATCACGCATCAGACTTAAAATGGTGGATACGTAGATGGTGGTGGGTTTGAGCAGTTCTTCTCCAAGGGTGCCGTCCAGATCTTCCAGATGGGTGTTGACATCATATCCACATTTATCAAAGAAAACTTTGCGCACCAGGGAAAAGCCATTGGAATGGACACCTGAAGAGGCAATGCCGATAAGTTTGTGTCCCGGCCTAATGTAGGAGCCGTCAATGATTTTGTTATTGTCAACAATGCCAACAGAAAAGCCGGACAAATCATATTCGCCGTCTTGGTACATACCGGGCATTTCAGCCGTTTCGCCGCCGATCAGCGCACAGCCGGCCTGGGTGCAGCCCTCGGCAATGCCTGAAATGATTTTTTCAGCTACAGCATTGTCCAGTTTGCCCATGGCTAGATAATCAAGAAAAAATAGTGGCTTAGCTCCCTGGACAATAATGTCGTTGACGCACATGGCCACAAGGTCTATACCAATGGTGTCATGTTTATCCATCTGGAATGCGATTTTCAGCTTGGTGCCTACCCCATCTGTGGAGCTAACCAGTACCGGGTTGGAAATATTGGCCAGGTTCAAGGAAAAAAGTCCCCCAAACCCCCCAATGTCTCCCATGACACCGGTCCGAGGGGTGGATTTAGCAATATTTTTTATCCGGTCAACCAGCTCAGTGGCTTTATCAATATCAACGCCGGAATCCGCATATGTCAAAGAGTCGTTCATCGTAATTTCACCTATGGTATTCTAATAAAGATCTGTTAGTCCCTTTAAAGTCGTCAATCATACGCCCAAAGCCCGTAAAAAGTCAAAAGCTTTTTGACAAGGCATGCCTGGATGAAGTATGAAGTGGGTGACTTTTAAACACGGGACTATTTTGGAGAAAATATCTTCATGAAAACAATTCATATCGGCTTACTCGGATTCGGCGTGGTCGGGGCAGGTGTGGCAAAATTGCTCAAAGAGAAAAAAGAGCTGCTCGAATCCAGGATTGGCGCCTGTCTGAATCTTAAAACCATTGCTGATCTCGATATTACCACCGACCGGGGTGTTGATCTGACCGGTACCCAATTAACGACTGATGCGATGTCGGTTATCAATGACCCTGAGATCGACATTATTGTGGAACTTATCGGCGGGCAGACTGTAGCCAGGGATTTTATTGTTAAGATTCTTGAAAACAAAAAACATGTGGTGACGGCAAATAAGGCTCTTTTAGCCGGTTTTGGCAACGAATTGGTCCGCATTGCCGAAAAGAATCAGGTTGATTTGGCGTTTGAAGCATCCTGTGGGGGATGTATGCCTGTCATAAAAAGCCTGAGGGAATCTTTGGTTGCCAACGACATTCATGCCATGTGCGGAATCCTTAACGGTACCTGCAATTATATCTTGAGCAAAATGACCCGGGATGGCTCCCAGTTTGAGGATGCCTTAAAACGGGCTCAGGAGTTGGGGTTTGCCGAAGCTGAACCATCCCTGGATGTGGACGGATATGATACGGCACATAAACTTGCCATTTTGAGTGCCCTGGCCCATGGAATGGAAATCAATCTTGATGATATCCATGTGGAAGGCATTCGGAACATCGGTCCGGCAGATATCGGGTTTGCAAGTGACTTTGGTTATACCATTAAATTGCTTGCCATCGGAAAAAAACATGAGAACCATGTTGAAGCAAGGGTACATCCCACCATGATTCCTTGTTCCAATCCTTTGTCTCATGTGGATCATTCCATGAATGCCATTGCCATTGATGCAGACGCTACAGGACCAACCATGCTCTGTGGTCACGGGGCAGGTATGATGCCCACAGCTTCGGCTGTCCTCTCGGATATAACCGACATTGCAAGAAACATTATTGCCGGTATCCGGCGCAGGGTTCCCACTTTGGGGTATCCCGAAGACAATATTAAAAAAATACCTATTTTACCCATGGACGAGTTGTCCACCCGGTATTATCTGCGTTTTGAGGCCCAGGATCATCCAGGGGTTTTGTCTACCATTTCAGGTATTTTAGGTGAAAATGATATCAGTATTAAATCCGTTCATCAAAAAGGACGCAATACAAATGGTCAGGTTCCCATTGTCATGCTAACTCATCTAGCCAGGGAAAGCAGGATTCAGGCGGCCCTTGCCCAAATCGTTCAAACTGACTGTGTGCTGGGACAGCCCGTTGTTATCCGCATTGAAGATGATGACACGGATTAGCACTTAATCTGTTTTTTTGTATTCGAACCCCGGATCCGAGATAAGGGTACAGTGCCAATATATTTATAGTTACGGGTTGATGGGATCCGTCAATACCTATGCTTAATCACAACAAAACATGAAAGTGATTCATCAATTTGTTAGTGATTTTCATACAACAAGACAAAAAGGGTTAAAGGAATGAAAATACTTGTTGCAGATCTGGAAGGGGTTTTTTTGCCTGAAATCTGGATCAATGTGGCGAAAAAAACCGGGATTGAGGAACTTAAGCTGACCACCCGGGATATCAGCGATTATGATGTGCTCATGACCAAGCGCCTTTCCATACTTGAAGAGCATAATCTGACACTTAAGGATATCCAGGATGTCATTGCGGGTCTTGATCCCCTCGACGGTGCAAAGCAGATGCTGGATTGGATCCGGGAACGGACCCAGATCATCATTCTGTCCGATACCTTCGAAGAGTTTGCAGGGCCGCTTATGAAGAAATTGGACTTTCCTGCATTGCTTTGCCATAACCTGACCGTAGACGCAACAAACCGGATTATTGGATATAATCTAAGAATTGATGATCAGAAGGCCAGAGCCGTCAAAGCACTTCAGGGGCTGAATTATAATGTCATAGCATTTGGTGATTCTTATAATGATACCGGTATGATCCAGGCGGCAGATCAGGGGTTTTTCTTTAAACCCCCTGAATCCATTACCGAGGATTTTCCTGATATCCCCATTACCCGTTCCTATGATGAGCTTAAAGGCATGCTTACCAAGCTTTTGGCAAACTAAATGATAAATATCGATAAATTTAAAGAGCTGAGTGTCCTTGTCATCGGGGATTTAATGCTTGATGAGTACCTGTGGGGAACGGTTGACAGAATTTCACCTGAGGCACCTGTTCCTGTGGTGGCCGTGGAAAAAATGAGCCATACACTGGGCGGGGCAGGTAATGTGATAAACAATCTTTCTGCCATGGGGGCAAAGGTCTTTGCTATGGGTGCCGTGGGGGCAGGGCCGGCCGGCCGTGATGTTTTAAAAAAGCTTGAAGCCTTGAGCGTTGATGTCACAGGAGTGATCAGTGAACCTGACCGTCCCACAACACGGAAAACCCGAATCATTGCAGCCAGCCAGCAGATGCTTCGTATTGACAGGGAGGTCCGGTATCAGATCAGTGCCCATACACTTGATAAATTAACCCAAATCATTGCTGAATACATGAGCAAAATGGATCTTGTCATTATTTCAGATTATGATAAGGGTCTGGTAACGCGTGAACTTGTAGCCTCTATTGTCGATATAGCCAAAAAATCAGGTGTCATGACCTTGGCAGATCCCAAATCCATGGATTTTTCAAAATACATGGGAGTGACCGTTTTAACCCCCAATAAAAAAGAAGCTGCAATTGCCGCCGGTATACAGATTGAAACCCCTGAAGAGATGGATGATGCTGCAGCAAAGATCATAGCTCAGGCCGGGCTCGAAAAGCTCCTTATTACCTGCGGAAAGGCCGGTATGGTTCTTTATGAAATCGGAAAGCCTGCTGTTACCATTGAATCAAAAGCAAGGCAGGTCTTTGATGTGTCAGGGGCCGGAGATACGGTTATCTCTCTTTTGGGGCTAGGGCTGGCATCCGGCGCTACGTTTAAAGCGGCTGCCGGATTGGCCAACCTTGCAGCTGGTATTGTGGTCGCCAAAGTGGGTACTGCGACAGCATCAATTGATGAACTAAAACAATGTGTTATGACAAATGTTTGAATTTGATGAAATTTATGCTTGACTCGTAAGACTCTTTGATCTATATTACTTCACGTTGTTGCGGGGTGGAGCAGTCTGGTAGCTCGTCGGGCTCATAACCCGAAGGTCATTGGTTCAAATCCTTTCCCCGCTACCAAGTAAATAAAGGCTCTCAGCGGTTTCGCTGGGAGCCTTTGTGGTTTCTTCCCCACACCTAAGACCATTTTAGATTATTCCCTACATGCTCCCCACAGTGAATATAGTCTCCTGAATAAGACAGAAACACTTCCCCAAAAATGGGGATACTTCCCTCGAATCATCACGGATATGGTCTGCTGAATTTTCAGCCAAGCTCTTGGGTGGCGATCTCCATAAAAAATGCAGCGATTTTTTTTGCACCCAAAGTGCAACAATACCGTCCGTGTATATGCTCTGAGAGAGTGTTATCAATCCAACTATGATTCCGTTTTGCAACACCAATGAAAAAATGGTTGCATTCCTTGAAAGTATTTGATTAGAAAAGATTCTAATAATTGCCACTTTATGGCAGATCCCCAAAAAATAAACAGGGGCGCAAACGGCTTTCTATAAACCTTCCTGAAGGGTTTTTATGAAAAAAATAAATCCAATCATGCTGGCTCTTTTTTTGTTGCCGATGAATTTTTTTCTTGAAACATCACATGCAGACAACTGCAAAGAGTGGTTGAGTTTTTCTGAGAAAGATCGTGTTATGGCTTCATTAGATGTTTTAACTAATGCCTCGTCGGTTCAAAAGACTGTTATTGCAATAATGCTAAGTAAGGCATGCAGGGGAGAAATTGATGATTTTTCGAGATCACAAGCAAACATCGATGTGGGGAAATTGTTGCCGTATTTGCGATCAAAAAGCAACCATAGTCATGCAAAAAATATCCTTGAGCCCGTTGATTATGATCCATTTGTCAATGATTCTGTTTCAGGAGAGATCCAACCAAAGGCTGTCCCTGGTTATATATTAGAACCTGTTGATTATGACTCGGCAAATTTTGCAGAGAGTCTTTTTAAGGTTGATGCAACCGGAATGTTTTGAAAGGGCCAATTCCGCGCAGCGGTTCAGTTCATGGTATTATGTGTCGCCCAAAGCCTTTACAGAAAGTGGGTTTGATACTCCAATCCATTTTCAGGGGCTAAAATTTTAAGGGTGAGCGTTTACATTTGTAGGGCTCTTTTTTTTGAAATTTGGACAAGCCCACATATTGTGGCTGAATCGTCCTTGAAAAGATCCGGAGTGACAGGGAAAGTCTGAGTGGGTTATCCTCCCGGGAAATTGGCTCTGTCAGAGGAGTAGTCCTCGCCTTAAACACTAAGTATTTGATCTATGCTCAATGAGTGTTGGCCGGCTGAGCTACCAGGCGAACCCCAAGGGCAGCACACACCTTATTAATTGTATCAAATCGAGGTTTAGCGTTTGGTTTAAGCGCTTTATACAAGGCTTCACGGGTTATCCCTGTCGCTTTGGCAACTTCACTCATACCGCGGGCTTTGGCAGCAACCCCCAGAGCGTGGGCCAGTTCTGCGGCATCTCCATCTTCAATCACCATAGTGATGTAAGCAGCAATATCTTCTTCACTTTTAAGCTGCTGTGCCATATCAAAGTCCGGCAGGTCTGCAATTCGTTTTTTCATGGTTCAATCCTCCAAAGTGTTTTCCCGTTGTTTAGCCTTAGCGATGTCGCTTTCCTGGCTGCTCTTATCTCCCCCTCCAAGCATGACGATCAAAGCGTCTCCCCGCTTGGTGTAGTACATTCTCCAGCCCGGGCCAAAATGTTCCCTCATTTCAAAGACACCTTCGCCTACAGGTTTTACATCACCTAGGTTGCCACGCTGTGCTTTATCAAGACGGCGGCTTAGGCGAAGTCGCGTAATACGGTCTTTCAAGCTGTCGAGCCATTTATCAAATTCGGGTAATGTTTTAACTATGTACATATTAAATATGTAATCGTTCGAATACAGAAAGTCAAATAAAAGATACAAGCCCCGATATGAATAACAGATAAAATGAGAAGGCTGGAACCCACCGTGGTATAATTTCACGGTAAGGAAAATTTAACAAAGGAGGTACCAGCCATGAAACGTAATATGACTATTGGTATGGATTTGGGAGATCAGAAAAATGTGGTCGTTGCAATGGATGAAACAGGAAAAGAAATTGAAACAAAAACCATTCGCAATACGGAATTTTCTCTCCGAAAATTTTTCTCCCGATATTGCGATGCCACTGTTGCCATTGAAGCTGGGACCCATTCTCCGTGGATTAGTAGGTTGTTAAAAGAAATCGGTTGTACCGTATATGTTGGCAATCCACGAAAATTAAGGATTATCTGGGACAGCAATGATAAATCAGATCTCCGGGATGCAAGAATTCTTGCAATGGTTTGCCGGGTTGAACCCAGATTGCTATGGCCAATAACGCATAGAGACAGACAAGCCTATGCTGATTTAGGGATCATTAAAGCAAGAGACACCCTGGTGCAAAACCGTGTTCGAATGATCAATCATATCCGTAGTGTTACCAAAACAAGTGGCAGCAGAATCTCAAAATGCAGCACACCAAGTTTTTCAAAACGGGCGCCAGATTACATACCAAAAGAATTAAGAGGGCCGCTTGACCCATTAATAACCACGATTGATCACCTGACCCAACAAATTAAAGAAATGGATCGTCAAATCAACAAATTATGCAAAAAGTATTCTGAAACTGAAAAATTACTTCAAGTACCGGGTGTTGGTCCAATCACCGCCTTGGCTTTTGTTTTAACAATAGAAGATCCCCATCGTTTTACAAAAAGTCGCCAAGTAGGGGCTTTCCTGGGATTGACACCTAAACGAGACCAATCTGGGAAATGCGATAAACAACTACGAATAAGCAAGGCGGGTAATACATATTTAAGATCTTTGCTTGTCAGTTGTGGACATTACATCATCGGCCCTTTTGGGCCAGAATGTGATTTGCGCGCATTTGGATTATCAATGGTTTTACGTGGTGGCAAAAATGCAAAGAAGCGTGCCGCGGTAGCTTTGGCCAGAAAACTTGCTGTTCTACTACATAGGTTATGGATAAGTGATCAGAAGTATAATTGCTTTTATAGTGACGTTGCTAACACAGCTGCATAGGTTTGATTTAAACCCATGACGTCCTGTCCAGGAGACTGCGGACTATCCCTTGCACCGATTATAGCTGCCGCTAATAAACATAACGAGTGCGCGTAACAGATTGCAGCTCCTGCCGACGGATCTTAACATGCACCGGGACAATGGCAGGTCCCCCAAAGAGTGCGAATGGAAGCGTGACGGTTTGGGTTTTAAAAAGGGGTGAGATAAAAACCCGCTCCAGCGGGAGCCAATTCCCTCCGACGGGCAGTTTTTGTGGTGCCCATTCTCAGGACTGGCTCCCACTTCCGCTGGACTGAGCGGTTAAATTAACACCCATAAAATTGATGTTCGTGAATCGAACACTTGACTTGCCTTCTCATGGAAGCACAATTCTTGCTTTTTCATATTCATTTGTGTAACGTGGGAAAATTCAAAGAGAAAAAGAGTTTCTATGGTATCTGATGATATCTCACCGGTGAAAGAATCTGATCCCAATAATACCATCTGAATCTTTGAGTTTTTGTCAAAAATGCAAGAATGGTAAAGGCATAGCTCTGGTCGGGGCCCATTTTGACTCTCCGAACGGAGGTATTCCAGTTTATCAACAATAAACCATCTGACACAGAGGTGATTTTCATGACGGCCTTTATCCCCCGTCTTCAATACTTTTTGTTTGCTTTGCTTATTTTAGCTTTCTCTGGGTCTCAAAATAGTTTTGGAGCATCTCGGCCTTTGCAAAAATTTCGAGTGGGTGTATATCAAAATCCTCCCAAGGTTTATATCAACAGTGCCGGTGAAGCAGCCGGAATTTTTCCTGAAATACTCAAAATCATAGCTGAACGTGAAAAATGGGAGTTGGAGTTTGTATCATGCTCCTGGAACGAATGTTTGAATCGATTAGAAAGTTGTAATTTAGATATCATGTTGGACATAGCCTACTCGGGAGAACGGGGAAAGAAGTTCCATTTTTCCAAAGAAAGCGTTTTTTTGAATTGGGGCACCATCTATACCCGTAAAGACTTTGTGGTAAACTCTCTTTTTGATCTCAATGGCAAAACGGTAGCAGCGGTAAAAGGAGATATTCATACGGTTGGAGAAACTGGTATTGAACACTTGATTTCAAAATTTGAAATTGATACCAAAATCATTCCTGTCTCCAGCTATCAAGAGGCACTGGCGATGGTTGAGGCCGGTAGAGCCGACGGCGGTGTGGTCAATAGGCTCTTAGGAACCTTGATTGAAGGGGAATATGAGATCAGCAAGACACCGATCGTTTTCAATCCGGTGCATCTCAAATTCGCCTTTCCAAAAAGAAAGAAATACATTCGCATCGCAAGAACGATAGACAAATATATCAAACAATTCAAGGCTGATCCTAACTCTCTTTTCCATAAAATAATTAATTCGTACCTCGCCGGTGTTGACTTTGATCTGACCTTGTATAGGGAAATGCAATCGATTCCACTCACCGAAAAAGAAAGAGAGTGGCTTTCCCGCCACAAAGTTATTCGTCTGGGGGTCGACAAAGGATATGCGCCTTACAGCTTCAGAAATGACGCTGGCGTTTACGAAGGAATTGCCGTCGACACCATAAATCTCGTCGCTAAATATCTGGATGTGAAGATTGAAATAGTTAAGGGGCTGGACTGGTCACAAATCATTGATTATGCCAGCCAGAAAAAGCTTGATGCAATTCTGACAGTTATGGCGACACCAGAGAGAACAAAGTTTTTGAATTTTACCAATATTTATTTACCAACGCCATTGGTGATAATGACAAAGCAGGACAATCAGGCGATACAGGGCCCGGAGGATCTCAAGGGTAAGAAGGTCGCCTTGGTAAACGGGTATTATTCGACTAATATAACGTTGCAAGATCACCCGGATATTGTCCCGATAATGGTCCAAACGCCTTTTGACGGCTTAACAGCCGTATCTGCGGGTCTGGCTGACTGCTACATTGGCGTCCTTGGTGTGTGTGACTATATAACCAGAATAAATGGGATAAGCAATCTCAAAATCGCTGCCCGCTATAACATGCTGATGTATGGCCAGAGGATCGCCACCCGGAAAGATTGGCCTGAACTTTCAAAAATTTTGGATAAAGCCCTGAGTGCGATCACCGAGAAAAAACGGCTCGAATTATATCAGGTATGGATTTCGGCTCTCGCCTCTTTGGAGGGCCCGGCTCTGCTTCAGCAGCA
The DNA window shown above is from uncultured Desulfobacter sp. and carries:
- the tsaD gene encoding tRNA (adenosine(37)-N6)-threonylcarbamoyltransferase complex transferase subunit TsaD is translated as MLILGIESSCDETAAAIVEDGVRIRASIVSSQVSTHAIYGGVVPELASRMHIEAIDPVVDQALAQAGVGLDDIDGIAATQGPGLIGALLVGFSYAKALAWARNLPLAGVNHLEAHICSLQLLDHSPGFPFIALVVSGGHTNIYHVKGPGAFSLMGQTRDDAAGEAFDKVAKMMGLSYPGGPAIESLAKKGDPEKIKFPRSMLKKGNFDFSFSGIKSAVARYLHENPDMNEAQSAHVAAGFQMAVIDVLSTKLIAAAKDTNCTDIGIAGGVSANKTLVDILSERAERHKIKVFSPPLSLCGDNAAMIAARGWEMIQNNQICGLADDVYSRVKAVVG
- the purM gene encoding phosphoribosylformylglycinamidine cyclo-ligase; this encodes MNDSLTYADSGVDIDKATELVDRIKNIAKSTPRTGVMGDIGGFGGLFSLNLANISNPVLVSSTDGVGTKLKIAFQMDKHDTIGIDLVAMCVNDIIVQGAKPLFFLDYLAMGKLDNAVAEKIISGIAEGCTQAGCALIGGETAEMPGMYQDGEYDLSGFSVGIVDNNKIIDGSYIRPGHKLIGIASSGVHSNGFSLVRKVFFDKCGYDVNTHLEDLDGTLGEELLKPTTIYVSTILSLMRDLPIHGLVHITGGGIDENIIRVIPQACKAIIHNESWQIPPIFSIIQKEGNVPEHDMHRTFNNGIGMVVVVPENAAQEVMDRLSAMNENAYLIGEIQERENDELQTQYV
- a CDS encoding homoserine dehydrogenase, with the protein product MKTIHIGLLGFGVVGAGVAKLLKEKKELLESRIGACLNLKTIADLDITTDRGVDLTGTQLTTDAMSVINDPEIDIIVELIGGQTVARDFIVKILENKKHVVTANKALLAGFGNELVRIAEKNQVDLAFEASCGGCMPVIKSLRESLVANDIHAMCGILNGTCNYILSKMTRDGSQFEDALKRAQELGFAEAEPSLDVDGYDTAHKLAILSALAHGMEINLDDIHVEGIRNIGPADIGFASDFGYTIKLLAIGKKHENHVEARVHPTMIPCSNPLSHVDHSMNAIAIDADATGPTMLCGHGAGMMPTASAVLSDITDIARNIIAGIRRRVPTLGYPEDNIKKIPILPMDELSTRYYLRFEAQDHPGVLSTISGILGENDISIKSVHQKGRNTNGQVPIVMLTHLARESRIQAALAQIVQTDCVLGQPVVIRIEDDDTD
- the thrH gene encoding bifunctional phosphoserine phosphatase/homoserine phosphotransferase ThrH codes for the protein MKILVADLEGVFLPEIWINVAKKTGIEELKLTTRDISDYDVLMTKRLSILEEHNLTLKDIQDVIAGLDPLDGAKQMLDWIRERTQIIILSDTFEEFAGPLMKKLDFPALLCHNLTVDATNRIIGYNLRIDDQKARAVKALQGLNYNVIAFGDSYNDTGMIQAADQGFFFKPPESITEDFPDIPITRSYDELKGMLTKLLAN
- the rfaE1 gene encoding D-glycero-beta-D-manno-heptose-7-phosphate kinase produces the protein MINIDKFKELSVLVIGDLMLDEYLWGTVDRISPEAPVPVVAVEKMSHTLGGAGNVINNLSAMGAKVFAMGAVGAGPAGRDVLKKLEALSVDVTGVISEPDRPTTRKTRIIAASQQMLRIDREVRYQISAHTLDKLTQIIAEYMSKMDLVIISDYDKGLVTRELVASIVDIAKKSGVMTLADPKSMDFSKYMGVTVLTPNKKEAAIAAGIQIETPEEMDDAAAKIIAQAGLEKLLITCGKAGMVLYEIGKPAVTIESKARQVFDVSGAGDTVISLLGLGLASGATFKAAAGLANLAAGIVVAKVGTATASIDELKQCVMTNV
- a CDS encoding addiction module antidote protein, translating into MKKRIADLPDFDMAQQLKSEEDIAAYITMVIEDGDAAELAHALGVAAKARGMSEVAKATGITREALYKALKPNAKPRFDTINKVCAALGVRLVAQPANTH
- a CDS encoding type II toxin-antitoxin system RelE/ParE family toxin; this encodes MYIVKTLPEFDKWLDSLKDRITRLRLSRRLDKAQRGNLGDVKPVGEGVFEMREHFGPGWRMYYTKRGDALIVMLGGGDKSSQESDIAKAKQRENTLED
- a CDS encoding IS110 family transposase gives rise to the protein MKRNMTIGMDLGDQKNVVVAMDETGKEIETKTIRNTEFSLRKFFSRYCDATVAIEAGTHSPWISRLLKEIGCTVYVGNPRKLRIIWDSNDKSDLRDARILAMVCRVEPRLLWPITHRDRQAYADLGIIKARDTLVQNRVRMINHIRSVTKTSGSRISKCSTPSFSKRAPDYIPKELRGPLDPLITTIDHLTQQIKEMDRQINKLCKKYSETEKLLQVPGVGPITALAFVLTIEDPHRFTKSRQVGAFLGLTPKRDQSGKCDKQLRISKAGNTYLRSLLVSCGHYIIGPFGPECDLRAFGLSMVLRGGKNAKKRAAVALARKLAVLLHRLWISDQKYNCFYSDVANTAA